TGATTGGCATGTCCGTCGGAAACCAGCGGATGCCAATAGATCGAACTGTCCTTCTCGAACGCCTGCCAGCGCCCGCCGCGGGAAGCGTCGGACTCCGGGTTCACCGCGATACCGAAGAAGGCGACGCCGCCGGCCGCATCGTATTCGATGCGGATCGCACCGTAGATCGGATATGGTTGCGCGGCGGATTCGGCGGGAACCAGGGCGAAGCTGGTGAACACCGCCAGAATGGTGGCAGCCCGAGCTACTCGAACGACGCTACGCCGACCATGTTTCGAATTTCGCGGACCAGTTGACATGGCCCCTCCTTATGCCCCCGGATAATGCCTCCATTTTACTTGCGCCCGAGGACTTTCGACAGGGGTCGACCGGGAAGGAACGAAATCCGCTGTCCGCGTTGCCCACTCAAGCGTAGGGGTCGGTGATCGCGCGCAACCGGGTCATCGTTCGACGCAATTGGCGCATGCTCGCGGGTCCGAGTTGCTCGGCCCATTCCATCTGCACCTGCTCGGCGACCGAGTTCGCGTACGTCGCGCCCGCTTGCCCGCGCGCGGTCAGCCGGACGAGGCGGGCGCGACCGTCGCTGGGGTCCGCGACGCGTTCCACGTAACCGGCACGTTCCAGTTGGTCGACCAGGAAGCCCGCGGTCTGCTTGGTCACCTGAGCCCGCTCGGCCAGTTCGGTGAGCCGGGTGCCCGCCGCACCGATCTGCGCGACGATCCGGCCCTGCGCGACGGTGAGGTCGCCGTAGCCGGACTCCGCCAGCGCCGCGAAGACCCGGTTCTCCATCGATCGGTAGGCGATCATCATCAGCAGACCCACGTTGAGCTGCTCGTCTGCCATCACGCTCCTTGACATTAGTACGAGAGACTGACGATACTAGTCAGAGTCACTGACCAATGCTAGCGGGAGGTGCGTTATGCCGACCGAACAAGTCACGCTGGACCGCGAAGGCAGCTGGCGGGTCATCGAAGCCCAGCGCCGCGCGATCGCCGCCCTGCTCACCGAACTGACTCCCGGCGAATGGGAAAGCCCCTCGCTGTGCGCCGGATGGCGCGTTCGCGACGTCGCCGCACATCTGGCCCTCACCCCGCAGGTCCCCTCGATCCGGGCGATGATCACCGCCGCGGCCCGGGCGCGCGGG
This genomic stretch from Nocardia brasiliensis ATCC 700358 harbors:
- a CDS encoding MarR family winged helix-turn-helix transcriptional regulator, which encodes MADEQLNVGLLMMIAYRSMENRVFAALAESGYGDLTVAQGRIVAQIGAAGTRLTELAERAQVTKQTAGFLVDQLERAGYVERVADPSDGRARLVRLTARGQAGATYANSVAEQVQMEWAEQLGPASMRQLRRTMTRLRAITDPYA